In Candidatus Hamiltonella defensa 5AT (Acyrthosiphon pisum), one genomic interval encodes:
- a CDS encoding class I SAM-dependent methyltransferase, with amino-acid sequence MTQNIYDHPEFFEGYAQLDRSVKGLKGAPEWPAIERILPDFKGLDIVDLGCGYGWFCREARAKGAKQLLGLDLSTKMLDKARQMTQDAQITYQIANLEKLVFLENQYDLVYSSLALHYVENLSGLLKTVYQALKSKGYFVFSAEHPIYTARKQQGWLIDKEGQKFWPVNQYQVEGKRVTNWLGAEVIKQHRTLGTYVNMLIQSGFIIKHLEEWGPSEQQVIQNSALSEEIHRPMMFFLSAQKNT; translated from the coding sequence ATGACCCAAAATATTTATGATCATCCAGAATTTTTTGAAGGCTATGCTCAGCTGGATCGTTCAGTGAAAGGCTTAAAGGGCGCCCCTGAATGGCCTGCCATTGAACGCATTTTACCGGATTTTAAAGGTCTTGATATCGTTGATCTTGGCTGTGGTTACGGTTGGTTTTGCCGAGAGGCAAGAGCAAAAGGAGCAAAGCAGTTACTCGGTCTGGATCTATCGACAAAGATGTTAGATAAAGCCCGACAAATGACCCAGGATGCTCAAATTACCTATCAGATAGCCAATTTGGAAAAATTGGTTTTTTTAGAAAATCAATATGATTTGGTATATAGCTCTTTAGCCCTGCATTATGTAGAAAATTTATCCGGTTTATTAAAAACGGTGTATCAAGCCTTAAAATCAAAGGGATATTTTGTTTTTTCCGCAGAGCATCCCATTTATACTGCACGAAAGCAGCAGGGTTGGCTAATCGATAAAGAGGGACAAAAATTTTGGCCCGTAAATCAGTATCAAGTAGAGGGGAAAAGGGTGACAAACTGGCTAGGAGCAGAAGTGATAAAGCAGCATCGCACTCTTGGGACTTATGTAAATATGTTAATTCAGTCTGGTTTTATAATAAAACATCTTGAAGAATGGGGCCCCTCAGAACAACAAGTGATTCAAAATTCAGCATTAAGCGAAGAGATACACCGCCCGATGATGTTTTTTCTTTCCGCTCAAAAAAATACTTAA
- a CDS encoding phage portal protein family protein, with protein sequence MPRLLPLRTKLGLSEPAKEADLLSVSTTPAQASATNRAQGCACSNRAINRNQPDDIEVLAEEMLTDWEPQITPVTAPVMEAIKRVEDYDQLRALLPQLLDKADVKKLTESLAQAGLMAYGTGVEGQE encoded by the coding sequence ATGCCCCGCTTACTTCCTTTAAGAACCAAGCTGGGGCTCTCAGAGCCGGCGAAAGAGGCGGATTTATTGAGTGTCTCTACAACCCCCGCTCAAGCCTCCGCAACAAACCGCGCACAGGGCTGTGCCTGTTCAAACAGGGCTATCAACAGAAATCAACCTGATGATATTGAGGTTTTAGCAGAGGAGATGTTAACCGATTGGGAACCGCAGATAACCCCTGTGACTGCTCCGGTGATGGAGGCGATCAAACGGGTTGAAGACTATGACCAGTTGAGAGCGCTGCTCCCCCAATTATTGGACAAGGCGGATGTAAAGAAGCTGACAGAATCCTTGGCTCAAGCGGGCCTGATGGCCTATGGAACCGGCGTAGAAGGTCAGGAATGA
- a CDS encoding phage baseplate assembly protein V has translation MINHILQRLAEVERRLSNIFFIGTITDADYHNALVKVEAGPLETGWLHWITARASHDVDYWAPEIGEQVLLLCPDGEPELGVVLPALYQNPFPATDNRPTVRRTRFADGADLSYDREAHAFKISLPEGATTALISQGGIAIVGDVHVTGHIRATEDITDHTRSMQADRDIYNGHTHRSPETGAETSTPGAPQ, from the coding sequence ATGATCAATCACATTTTACAACGCCTGGCGGAAGTGGAACGCCGACTCTCCAATATTTTTTTCATCGGCACGATTACTGACGCGGATTATCACAATGCGCTGGTCAAAGTCGAAGCAGGGCCACTTGAAACGGGTTGGCTTCATTGGATCACTGCCCGTGCCAGTCATGATGTGGATTACTGGGCACCGGAAATCGGTGAACAGGTGCTCCTCCTGTGCCCTGACGGTGAGCCAGAATTAGGGGTCGTGCTGCCCGCTTTATATCAAAACCCGTTTCCCGCGACAGATAACCGGCCCACCGTGCGTCGCACCCGTTTTGCGGACGGGGCGGATTTGAGCTATGACCGTGAAGCGCACGCTTTCAAAATCAGTCTGCCTGAGGGCGCAACGACTGCCCTGATTTCTCAAGGCGGCATTGCTATTGTGGGTGATGTGCATGTCACGGGACATATCAGGGCGACAGAAGACATCACCGATCATACCCGTTCCATGCAGGCGGACCGCGATATTTACAACGGCCATACACACCGTTCCCCTGAAACCGGGGCAGAGACCTCAACACCGGGAGCACCGCAATGA
- a CDS encoding type II toxin-antitoxin system RelE/ParE family toxin: MIELKQTETFRKWYTKLKDERATTAISLRLARLAYGHLGDAEPIGKGVSELRIHYGPGYRVYFQWRGDAVIVLLFGGDKGSQGRDIKTALRLADEWRE, from the coding sequence ATGATCGAGTTGAAGCAGACTGAAACCTTTCGCAAATGGTATACCAAGCTCAAAGACGAGCGGGCGACCACGGCCATTTCTTTGCGGCTGGCGCGGCTGGCCTACGGTCACCTCGGTGACGCCGAACCGATTGGCAAGGGCGTAAGCGAGCTTCGTATTCACTACGGCCCTGGCTACCGGGTTTACTTCCAGTGGCGCGGCGATGCGGTCATCGTCCTACTCTTTGGCGGCGACAAAGGATCGCAGGGCCGTGACATCAAAACCGCACTTCGCCTCGCTGATGAATGGAGAGAATGA
- a CDS encoding phage protease, whose translation MWVELIPFGEQITGRDGRSWVNDHPQGGVDAFQANQADLPIDIEHATELKAPKGDPAPAVGWIKGLEVRDGGSIWGWVEWNPQGRSLMEEKSYRYLSPVFTFDTHTKRILQLYSAGLTNQPNLHLTALNQRIQPAGEPAMTLPLALCTALGLSAQATEAQAVSAIHQMKTDKDKALNRASHPSLEKFVPRADHDAALNRAQAAEIRLREIEHRALHQLYSFKEPAGLSPCG comes from the coding sequence TTGTGGGTCGAATTAATCCCCTTCGGTGAACAGATCACCGGACGGGATGGCCGTTCCTGGGTCAATGATCACCCCCAGGGGGGGGTGGATGCTTTTCAGGCCAACCAGGCCGACCTGCCTATTGATATTGAACATGCGACTGAACTCAAAGCCCCCAAGGGCGATCCCGCCCCTGCAGTGGGTTGGATTAAAGGGTTGGAAGTGCGTGATGGGGGGTCTATCTGGGGATGGGTTGAATGGAACCCTCAAGGCCGTTCGCTCATGGAGGAGAAATCTTACAGGTATTTATCCCCGGTATTCACCTTCGACACGCACACAAAACGTATCTTGCAACTGTATTCGGCGGGTTTAACCAATCAGCCGAACCTTCACTTAACCGCGCTGAACCAGCGCATCCAACCTGCCGGAGAACCCGCGATGACCTTACCACTGGCACTCTGTACCGCACTGGGTCTATCAGCGCAAGCGACTGAAGCTCAGGCGGTATCCGCCATTCACCAGATGAAAACAGACAAAGACAAGGCACTGAACAGGGCCAGTCACCCGTCTTTGGAAAAATTTGTGCCCCGCGCTGACCACGATGCCGCATTGAATCGTGCCCAGGCCGCTGAAATCAGGCTCAGGGAAATCGAACACAGGGCGCTTCATCAACTTTATTCGTTCAAAGAACCGGCAGGGCTTTCGCCGTGCGGGTGA
- a CDS encoding phage minor head protein — protein sequence MMTPTAPPPPREALAYLRAKGYKIAWDYRDLWKEEHVRAFTVAKAMTQELLMEIRQAVDAALAEGKTFKQFQDELEPLLGKRGWLGKVLMEDGAMIELGTPRRLKIIYDTHMRTARAAGQWVRIERNKAALPYLRYGLGPSREHRLQHVQWEGLILPVDAPFWDTHLPPNGWGCRCRVRQMTERQASQRGGVSEAPEKKPLFGKTGVLAKWKKCR from the coding sequence ATGATGACCCCTACAGCGCCGCCCCCGCCCAGGGAAGCGTTAGCCTATTTACGGGCAAAGGGCTATAAAATTGCTTGGGATTACCGTGACCTGTGGAAGGAAGAACACGTTCGCGCTTTCACTGTGGCCAAAGCCATGACGCAAGAGCTGCTGATGGAGATACGTCAAGCCGTTGATGCTGCTTTGGCGGAGGGCAAGACATTCAAACAGTTTCAGGATGAACTCGAACCCCTCCTTGGAAAGCGGGGATGGCTGGGAAAGGTATTGATGGAGGATGGCGCTATGATTGAATTGGGCACGCCCCGCCGTTTAAAAATCATTTACGACACCCACATGAGAACGGCCCGCGCCGCGGGGCAATGGGTGCGTATCGAACGGAACAAAGCGGCATTGCCGTATTTGAGGTATGGACTGGGGCCTTCAAGAGAGCATCGACTTCAACACGTACAGTGGGAAGGGCTGATTCTTCCTGTGGATGCGCCGTTTTGGGATACCCATTTACCCCCGAATGGTTGGGGGTGTCGGTGTCGTGTCCGGCAGATGACCGAACGGCAAGCGTCACAACGAGGGGGAGTCTCTGAGGCTCCAGAAAAAAAACCACTCTTTGGGAAAACAGGCGTACTGGCAAAGTGGAAGAAGTGCCGGTAG
- a CDS encoding BrnA antitoxin family protein, protein MNKCLKSAQKPEKPIDFSDIPETCEKDWVGASRGQFYRPIKKQLTVRIDADVLEWLKSEGDGYQSRLNRILRSAMLSKIQS, encoded by the coding sequence ATGAACAAATGCCTTAAATCTGCTCAAAAACCAGAAAAGCCAATAGATTTTTCAGATATTCCTGAAACCTGCGAAAAAGATTGGGTAGGCGCATCACGGGGACAGTTTTACCGCCCTATTAAAAAACAACTGACTGTGCGCATAGATGCCGATGTCCTGGAATGGCTTAAATCAGAAGGGGATGGCTATCAGTCTCGTCTCAATCGTATTTTACGGAGCGCGATGTTATCGAAAATCCAGAGCTAA
- a CDS encoding phage protein Gp37 translates to MDKINAQLPELKAVAPHPGRFNLDELKRIATQLPAVRVALMGMPRVHMLETGENEAVLRLAAFVVTGDRRQLPKDEAALAIVESLLVLIPGQRWGVTGTIDAKGVKADNLFSGQVERQGVAMWAVTWEQSIRIGQDVWDGGILPSTVYVSDDVEHFGDEMAYDKVLG, encoded by the coding sequence ATGGACAAAATCAACGCCCAATTGCCTGAACTGAAAGCAGTAGCCCCCCACCCGGGGCGGTTTAACCTGGATGAATTAAAACGGATTGCCACTCAGTTACCCGCTGTGCGAGTGGCTTTGATGGGGATGCCCAGGGTTCATATGCTGGAGACGGGCGAAAATGAAGCCGTGCTTCGACTGGCGGCTTTTGTGGTTACAGGAGACCGCCGGCAATTACCCAAAGATGAAGCGGCATTGGCCATCGTTGAAAGCCTGCTGGTTTTGATCCCCGGGCAACGCTGGGGCGTTACAGGCACGATCGATGCGAAGGGCGTTAAAGCCGACAACCTGTTCAGCGGTCAGGTGGAACGCCAGGGCGTGGCGATGTGGGCCGTGACCTGGGAACAATCAATTCGAATCGGTCAAGACGTGTGGGACGGGGGGATTCTCCCGTCAACAGTGTATGTATCGGATGATGTTGAACACTTCGGTGATGAAATGGCTTATGACAAGGTGCTGGGATGA
- a CDS encoding IS630 transposase-related protein — protein MSYSVDFRQKVLSIREKEGLSIRATAKRFHVGTDTLRRWLKRIEPKPSGPRRGKMDKEAFIKDVAEYPDSYQRERAARFGVCPKAIWQALKRWGLTYKKNSASSQGKRRGTTGVPGKNRGVSKAG, from the coding sequence ATGAGTTATTCAGTGGATTTTCGTCAAAAAGTCCTGAGTATTCGAGAGAAAGAAGGACTGAGCATCAGAGCAACGGCGAAGCGTTTTCACGTAGGTACAGATACTCTCAGGCGTTGGCTCAAGCGAATAGAACCGAAACCCTCGGGTCCGCGTCGAGGCAAGATGGATAAAGAGGCGTTTATCAAAGATGTGGCAGAGTATCCAGATAGCTATCAACGGGAACGGGCGGCCCGTTTCGGGGTGTGCCCCAAAGCCATCTGGCAAGCATTGAAAAGATGGGGTCTGACCTATAAAAAAAACTCTGCGTCATCCCAAGGCAAACGAAGAGGCACGACAGGGGTTCCAGGAAAAAATCGCGGGGTATCAAAAGCAGGGTAA
- a CDS encoding gp436 family protein, whose amino-acid sequence MLYATLEEMTHRVGEDFLYTIADRNNDDRVDMTTVEHALSDASGLMDSYLSTRYPLPVIHFPDLLKRLCVDIAVYWLAQDGGGTTEEKRQRYEDAVAWLERLAQGKAQLPVTDSETTTPTGTEGACSHSHPRWFSRHQLRAF is encoded by the coding sequence ATGCTTTATGCCACCCTCGAAGAGATGACGCACCGAGTCGGTGAGGATTTTTTATATACGATAGCGGACCGAAATAATGACGACAGGGTAGACATGACCACGGTGGAACATGCCTTGTCTGACGCCAGTGGGTTGATGGATTCGTACCTGTCCACCCGTTACCCCCTTCCTGTTATTCATTTTCCCGACCTGCTCAAACGTCTGTGTGTTGATATTGCCGTTTATTGGCTGGCCCAGGACGGCGGCGGTACAACAGAAGAAAAACGCCAACGGTATGAAGATGCCGTGGCCTGGCTGGAACGCCTTGCTCAAGGCAAAGCGCAATTACCTGTCACCGACAGTGAGACAACAACGCCCACCGGAACAGAGGGGGCATGCAGTCACTCCCATCCCCGGTGGTTTAGCCGGCATCAATTGAGGGCTTTCTAA
- a CDS encoding IS630 family transposase, producing MKKTLRHPKANEEARQGFQEKIAGYQKQGKSLVYLDESGFAHDMPRLYGYATRGQRCFGTHDWQAKGRTNVIGALLGVTLIAVGLFNCSINSDVFYAWVTQLLLPALPHPCVMMMDNASFHKRKDIQHAILNAGHSIEYLPPYSPEFNPIEHTWAQAKRKRRELQCDINTLFSEHIM from the coding sequence ATAAAAAAAACTCTGCGTCATCCCAAGGCAAACGAAGAGGCACGACAGGGGTTCCAGGAAAAAATCGCGGGGTATCAAAAGCAGGGTAAATCTCTGGTTTATCTCGATGAGAGCGGCTTTGCTCACGATATGCCCCGCCTCTACGGATACGCTACACGAGGTCAACGCTGTTTTGGGACTCACGATTGGCAGGCTAAGGGCCGCACTAACGTCATTGGTGCCTTATTAGGGGTCACTCTCATCGCGGTGGGCCTCTTTAACTGCTCCATTAACAGCGATGTTTTTTATGCCTGGGTCACTCAGCTGCTCCTACCCGCTCTTCCTCATCCGTGCGTGATGATGATGGATAACGCTTCTTTCCACAAGCGAAAAGATATTCAACACGCCATTCTCAACGCCGGTCATTCTATTGAATATTTGCCTCCTTATTCGCCCGAGTTCAACCCTATTGAGCACACATGGGCTCAAGCTAAAAGAAAAAGAAGAGAACTTCAATGCGACATCAATACCTTGTTTTCAGAACATATTATGTAA
- a CDS encoding addiction module antidote protein, with amino-acid sequence MTMTKKLTPFDPAEHLKSDQAIADFMAGAFETNDPGFIAHALGIIARAKGMTQIASQTGLSREQLYRSFSAEGNPTLRTTLVLMKALGIELSAKPTAVH; translated from the coding sequence ATGACCATGACTAAAAAACTGACCCCCTTCGACCCTGCTGAGCACTTGAAATCTGACCAAGCCATCGCTGACTTCATGGCCGGTGCGTTCGAGACAAACGATCCAGGATTCATCGCTCACGCTCTGGGCATCATCGCCCGCGCCAAAGGCATGACGCAAATCGCCAGTCAGACTGGTCTATCACGCGAACAGCTTTATCGCTCGTTCAGCGCCGAGGGCAACCCGACGCTGCGTACGACACTGGTGCTGATGAAGGCACTCGGGATCGAATTGTCCGCGAAGCCGACCGCCGTTCATTAA
- a CDS encoding phage tail protein I, translating to MRETLLPPNATQEERGIEAATARLGKIPIEIGRLWNPETCPADLLPWLAWALSVDQWDSDWDERTQREVIQHSARAHRYKGTLSSIRSLLRGPGFGEVTVIEGVGREQPVSGDPELWACYRVIFQRLITAAEAKMLKKSLKAWAPARCHLVSLEYPPFHYDFSQQARYS from the coding sequence ATGAGGGAAACCCTCCTCCCCCCGAATGCCACTCAGGAAGAGCGGGGCATAGAAGCGGCTACCGCCAGACTGGGCAAAATCCCTATTGAAATCGGTCGGTTATGGAATCCTGAGACGTGCCCAGCCGATCTGCTCCCCTGGCTGGCATGGGCCTTATCGGTCGATCAATGGGACAGTGACTGGGATGAACGCACGCAACGAGAAGTGATCCAGCACTCAGCTCGAGCGCATCGCTACAAGGGCACCCTCTCTTCGATCCGAAGTCTGTTGCGCGGTCCTGGATTTGGGGAAGTCACGGTCATCGAAGGCGTAGGCAGAGAGCAACCTGTGTCTGGCGACCCTGAACTATGGGCCTGTTATCGCGTTATTTTTCAACGTCTTATCACGGCGGCCGAGGCAAAAATGCTCAAAAAATCCCTGAAAGCGTGGGCACCGGCGCGTTGTCATCTGGTCAGTCTCGAATATCCCCCTTTTCATTATGATTTTTCACAACAAGCCCGATATAGCTAA
- a CDS encoding tail fiber assembly protein produces the protein MQDEQGRDWYDLQKTFAPHTVKVVLDEKNTVVSISKDASALFPLNGSVVELDSLPEGATHDGEWILDGHQVVKRVDTETEKTQKALRKKARFMDVATKALAPLADAVELGVATEQEVQALKSWKAYRVALHRLDLSQSEITWPEVPRG, from the coding sequence ATTCAGGATGAGCAGGGCCGGGACTGGTATGACCTTCAAAAAACCTTTGCGCCCCACACGGTTAAAGTGGTGCTGGATGAAAAGAACACCGTGGTCTCCATTTCAAAAGATGCCTCTGCCTTGTTCCCCTTGAATGGCAGCGTGGTCGAACTCGACAGCCTCCCCGAGGGGGCGACCCATGACGGGGAGTGGATATTGGACGGCCATCAGGTGGTCAAACGGGTCGACACCGAAACAGAAAAAACCCAGAAAGCCCTGAGGAAAAAAGCCCGATTCATGGACGTTGCTACGAAAGCCCTCGCCCCGCTGGCCGATGCGGTAGAGTTGGGAGTGGCGACCGAACAAGAGGTCCAGGCTCTCAAGAGCTGGAAAGCCTATCGTGTCGCCCTCCATCGACTCGACCTCTCTCAGAGCGAAATCACTTGGCCTGAAGTGCCGAGGGGGTAG
- a CDS encoding relaxase/mobilization nuclease domain-containing protein has protein sequence MHKACRKLELKYDWKPDNGCWKRDQNHQIIRAESQYPSAPRASTQFEYHEDKESFYSYVVRTCRTELTSILKGPLQEWEEVHAVFLRAHLELKKKGSGLAIYDKNCPNNVPLKASSLHPQLTLSKLVPRIGEFESAPRVMEFKNEQGEVTLTNYMVSSHYDDRLHLRDHQARMTRRLERAEAREELKLRYQTDKKEAKCPSFDAKNRFRTLSMTFRFRRAHVCVAVRDPLTQPRAGIVRA, from the coding sequence TTGCACAAAGCCTGCCGAAAATTAGAGCTTAAATATGATTGGAAACCGGATAATGGGTGTTGGAAGAGAGATCAAAATCATCAGATTATTCGAGCTGAATCTCAATATCCCTCGGCTCCGAGAGCATCGACGCAGTTTGAATATCACGAAGATAAAGAAAGTTTTTATTCGTATGTGGTTCGTACGTGCCGAACAGAGTTGACTTCTATTTTAAAAGGGCCGCTTCAAGAATGGGAAGAGGTACACGCTGTTTTTTTAAGGGCCCATCTGGAATTGAAAAAAAAAGGTTCTGGGTTGGCTATTTATGACAAAAATTGTCCGAACAATGTTCCTTTAAAAGCCAGCAGTTTACACCCTCAACTCACTCTTTCGAAATTAGTGCCTCGCATTGGCGAATTTGAAAGTGCGCCCCGAGTGATGGAATTTAAAAATGAACAAGGGGAGGTGACCTTAACAAACTATATGGTGAGTTCACATTATGATGATCGACTTCATTTGCGTGATCATCAAGCTCGAATGACTCGCCGATTAGAACGCGCTGAGGCCCGAGAAGAGTTAAAATTGCGTTATCAAACTGACAAAAAAGAAGCGAAATGCCCCTCTTTTGACGCAAAAAATCGTTTCAGAACTCTTTCCATGACCTTTCGTTTCCGAAGAGCCCATGTGTGTGTTGCGGTGCGCGATCCTTTAACTCAACCCCGTGCAGGAATTGTCCGGGCATAA
- a CDS encoding baseplate assembly protein, with protein MTNAIHLAILPDPDVVQPLDYDSILSEMLADLRHRAPELTALVASDPAYKILEVAAYRELLLRQRVNDAGRSVMLAYAKGKDLDHLAALFGVSRLVIDPGNPDAIPAFPATYEDDERLRQRIPLSLEGYSTAGPIGAYVYHTLAASGDVKDVSVTSPSPGEVRVTVLSMDEKGVPDAALLQAVTERLNHEAIRPLTDHITVQAADIIEYHISAHLTFYPGPDRSVVAEQSRIKVTEYATQQHQLGFDVTLSGLYAALHQPGVQNVRMTSPAEDILVRAHQAAFATAIHVSEGG; from the coding sequence ATGACCAACGCGATTCATCTGGCGATATTGCCCGACCCTGATGTGGTCCAACCCCTGGATTATGACAGTATTTTGTCTGAAATGCTGGCTGACTTGCGTCATCGGGCACCTGAGTTGACCGCCCTGGTGGCATCCGATCCCGCTTACAAAATTCTGGAAGTCGCGGCTTATCGTGAATTATTATTGCGTCAACGGGTCAACGATGCGGGCCGTTCAGTGATGCTGGCCTATGCCAAAGGCAAGGACCTGGATCATCTTGCAGCACTTTTCGGTGTTTCTCGTTTGGTCATTGACCCCGGCAACCCTGATGCCATTCCCGCTTTCCCTGCCACTTATGAAGACGATGAAAGGCTCCGCCAAAGAATACCGTTATCATTGGAAGGTTACAGCACAGCGGGGCCCATAGGTGCCTATGTCTATCACACCCTGGCCGCCTCGGGTGACGTCAAGGATGTCTCGGTGACCAGCCCGTCGCCGGGTGAAGTGCGGGTCACCGTGTTGAGTATGGACGAAAAAGGGGTCCCTGATGCCGCGTTGCTTCAAGCCGTCACAGAGCGGCTCAACCACGAAGCGATACGGCCATTAACGGACCATATCACCGTACAGGCGGCGGACATCATTGAATACCACATCAGCGCCCATCTGACCTTTTATCCTGGCCCGGATCGATCTGTTGTCGCGGAACAATCCAGAATCAAGGTGACGGAGTATGCCACTCAACAGCATCAACTGGGCTTTGATGTCACCTTGTCCGGGTTGTATGCCGCCCTGCACCAGCCCGGTGTGCAAAACGTGCGGATGACCTCTCCTGCTGAAGATATTTTGGTTCGAGCGCATCAGGCGGCCTTTGCGACCGCTATCCACGTTTCTGAAGGGGGCTGA
- a CDS encoding GPW/gp25 family protein encodes MNGVNRTTGQILKGHAHLRQSITDILTTPVGSRVMRREYGCRLFEWVDAPLNENTMAEMVAATAEALERWEPRFRLLHVGVTRVKEGHITFDLVGEYLPEGKELKLEGLVV; translated from the coding sequence ATGAATGGGGTCAACAGGACCACGGGGCAGATTTTGAAAGGTCATGCGCATCTTCGCCAAAGCATCACCGATATTCTGACGACCCCTGTCGGCAGCCGTGTGATGCGCCGTGAATATGGGTGCCGTCTGTTTGAATGGGTGGATGCGCCTTTGAATGAAAACACGATGGCTGAAATGGTGGCGGCCACGGCGGAAGCCCTCGAACGATGGGAGCCCCGATTCAGGCTTTTACATGTGGGTGTCACCCGTGTGAAAGAGGGACATATCACCTTTGATCTGGTTGGGGAGTATTTGCCTGAGGGTAAGGAACTCAAACTGGAAGGACTGGTGGTATGA
- a CDS encoding phage virion morphogenesis protein codes for MAGVGASLELCGIERLNPLLDRLGGIDPQQVLSVLGNLVEKQTVDRFIDEKESPDGDKWPEWSQGYAKSRHRHQNLLQSSGDLIDSIQSVFGLGRTDIGTNLMYAARHQFGDTKRGIPQREFLGISADNLVELQNTLQDWADQLIQGAL; via the coding sequence ATGGCGGGCGTGGGGGCGTCACTCGAACTTTGCGGCATTGAACGCCTGAACCCCCTGCTTGACCGCCTTGGGGGCATCGATCCTCAACAGGTGCTGAGCGTGTTGGGTAATCTGGTTGAAAAGCAGACGGTTGACCGTTTCATCGATGAAAAAGAAAGCCCTGACGGGGATAAGTGGCCGGAATGGTCGCAGGGATATGCAAAATCAAGACACCGCCATCAAAACCTCCTTCAAAGCAGCGGGGATTTAATCGACTCCATTCAATCGGTGTTCGGATTGGGCCGTACTGACATTGGAACAAACCTGATGTATGCCGCCCGTCACCAGTTTGGGGATACGAAAAGGGGAATTCCACAACGCGAATTCCTGGGTATCAGTGCTGACAACCTCGTGGAATTGCAAAACACCCTTCAGGATTGGGCCGATCAGTTGATTCAAGGGGCTTTATGA